From one Lotus japonicus ecotype B-129 chromosome 3, LjGifu_v1.2 genomic stretch:
- the LOC130745059 gene encoding uncharacterized protein LOC130745059, translating to MLDQKKLSTPLADVRAIWSESGLVGSVFRDGLACQVGQGAGVLFWIDHWTGPGPFRLIFPRVFAPASHKRATVLECGTTAGHKWVWNISFVRDFLGWEREQHNDFQAVLQQLVPKQGVNVDSDCIVWKHDNMGFFTVKSLCAVVEARWFTEEGWMVPNLLRPILPSKIALFMWQVQKNRMATKENLARRGVALEEGVACVFCSSQAESVTHLFLHCPKVWILWVAVLYREGVWWTIPGSFQVCLAEWGSLRQSTSRILWDLIPYAICWVVWRARNDVIFNDKVYIAEEAWESHLFMLFSWIKAWWKECPYGADQFARGFTKIDVIEKVSARLAVPWKPPQGLTLKFNVDGSFQAGCGGVGGILRNSAGIVVGKFSRKVEVQRADEAEVLAILYALLFCQQHLIVSVEVESDSTLAVGWVKGEKNRPWKLTNELNMIDYLMPLVVCNGVNHILREGNAEADELAKQGCFCEEPVWLFFEV from the coding sequence ATGTTAGACCAGAAAAAATTATCTACACCTTTGGCAGATGTGCGTGCAATATGGAGTGAAAGTGGTTTGGTTGGGAGTGTTTTCAGGGATGGTTTGGCTTGTCAGGTGGGACAGGGGGCTGGTGTATTATTTTGGATAGATCATTGGACAGGTCCGGGACCTTTCAGGCTCATCTTCCCTCGTGTATTTGCACCAGCTTCGCATAAGAGAGCCACAGTTCTAGAATGCGGAACGACGGCAGGCCATAAATGGGTATGGAATATATCTTTTGTGCGGGACTTTCTGGGTTGGGAAAGAGAACAACATAACGACTTCCAGGCTGTTCTACAGCAATTGGTTCCTAAGCAAGGGGTAAATGTAGATTCAGATTGCATTGTATGGAAACATGATAATATGGGTTTCTTTACTGTGAAGTCCCTTTGTGCAGTTGTTGAGGCACGCTGGTTCACAGAGGAGGGTTGGATGGTTCCAAATTTATTAAGGCCTATTTTACCGTCAAAAATTGCTTTATTTATGTGGCAGGTGCAGAAAAACAGAATGGCTACAAAGGAGAACTTGGCGCGTCGAGGAGTGGCTTTGGAGGAAGGAGTGGCATGCGTGTTCTGTTCATCACAAGCTGAATCCGTGACCCATCTTTTCTTGCATTGTCCGAAGGTATGGATCTTATGGGTAGCTGTATTGTATAGAGAGGGTGTCTGGTGGACGATACCTGGTTCTTTTCAGGTGTGCTTGGCAGAATGGGGTTCACTACGTCAAAGTACTTCAAGAATCCTCTGGGATTTGATCCCATATGCGATATGCTGGGTGGTGTGGCGGGCTCGTAATGATGTTATTTTTAATGACAAAGTGTATATTGCAGAAGAAGCGTGGGAATCTCACCTGTTTATGTTATTCTCTTGGATAAAGGCATGGTGGAAGGAGTGTCCTTACGGGGCCGATCAGTTTGCTAGAGGATTCACAAAAATTGATGTTATTGAAAAGGTTAGTGCTCGCTTGGCTGTGCCTTGGAAACCCCCGCAAGGCCTTACCTTAAAATTTAATGTGGACGGGTCTTTTCAAGCTGGTTGTGGTGGGGTCGGTGGGATCTTGAGGAATAGTGCGGGGATTGTGGTTGGAAAATTTTCTAGAAAAGTAGAGGTCCAGAGAGCTGATGAGGCGGAGGTCCTGGCCATTTTGTATGCGTTGCTTTTTTGCCAACAACATTTGATTGTTTCTGTGGAGGTGGAAAGCGATTCCACTTTAGCAGTTGGCTGGGTCAAAGGGGAAAAAAATAGACCATGGAAGCTCACAAATGAATTGAACATGATAGATTATTTAATGCCGCTGGTGGTGTGTAATGGGGTAAACCACATTTTGAGGGAAGGGAATGCAGAGGCGGATGAGTTGGCTAAACAAGGGTGTTTCTGTGAGGAGCCCGTCTGGTTATTTTTTGAGGTTTAA